DNA sequence from the Mesorhizobium sp. AR10 genome:
CGCGTAAACTCGCCCGATCCATCCGGGATGAGCCGTACCTTCTGCAGGCCCAAGGATTTCCCCCACGCATTCATGACGAAGGCATCGTTGACGGAAAGGCAGTAGATGGCTTCAATTCCCTCCTTCTCAAACTCGTCATAGAGGTCTTCGAATTTGGGCAGTTGGTAGGTCGAGCAGGTCGGCGTGAAGGCGCCAGGTAGCGAGAACAGGATGACGCGCTTGCTGGCAAAGTAGTCGTCGGATGTCTTTTCTTCCCAGCGATATGGATTGGGCCCCTGAACTGACTCATCGCGCACACGCGTGAGAAAGGTGACGAAGGGAACCCTCTTGTGGACGGTCATCAGCTTGCTCCTTTAAATGAAAACTTGTGCACGCCTTCTGGGCGTGCCGACATTTGTCGGCCTCGGCGCCCCAGGCACCAGATAAGGCCTTGCGGTTCCCGACCCGCTTCGATTCTCGTGGGATGGGAGCATCTTGGCTTCTGGTCTTCATCACCCGAACGACGTCGACATAGGTGATCTTGGTGGCTTCGGGCGGCGCCGACAGCCTTTTGCGGCGATCGCCTGAAGGGGACATCGACGACCCGCTGCTCGTCATCGAGGAAACAGGCGTGGTGATTAGAAGGGTCAGTTACGAAATAGGGCTGTGACGCGCCAACTGTTGGGTTGCGAGAGAGCCCCGATTTCGGAGTACCGAAGGTGGTTGGCAGTGACGCGCCGACGTCAGCTTGGGCATCCCTTTTTGGGAGTTCTTTGACACTCACACATTGATCAGGACCGGCC
Encoded proteins:
- a CDS encoding peroxiredoxin gives rise to the protein MTVHKRVPFVTFLTRVRDESVQGPNPYRWEEKTSDDYFASKRVILFSLPGAFTPTCSTYQLPKFEDLYDEFEKEGIEAIYCLSVNDAFVMNAWGKSLGLQKVRLIPDGSGEFTRKMGMLVAKDNLGFGMRSWRYAALINNGVVEQWFEEDGFSDNCEADPYGVSSPQNVLETLKAAA